CCGCCACCAGCTGCTGTTCGAGGTGGCGTGCGCGATGCGCACCCGGCGCGAGCCGTGTGACCCGATCACGATGACGGCGGAGCTGACCGGGCGCGGGCTGCTGGAGAAGGCTGGCGGCCGGGCCTACCTGCACCACCTGGTGCAGGCGGTGCCGACCGTCTACGCGGCGGTCGAGTACGCGAACGTCGTGCGGGACGCGGCGCTGCTGCGGCGGGTGGAGTCCGCCGGCATTGCCGCGGTGGCGGCCGCGCGCTCCGGCGCCGGGGAGGCGGCCGATATCGCCGAGCGGGCGGTCGAGGAGATGCGTGCGGCCCGGGACCGGGGACTCGCCGCGACGGACGCGCCGCTGCTGGACTTGGGCACGTTCCTGGCCGAGACGCCTGCGGAGCCGGATTGGGTGCTGCCCGGGGTGCTGGCCCGCTGGGACCGGCTGATCGTCACGGGTGGCGAGGGCGGCGGCAAGTCGCTGCTGCTGCGGCAGATGCTGCTGCGCGCGGCGGCCGGGCTGCACCCGTGGAAGAAGGCCCGCATCGCGCCGGTGCGCTGCATGCTCATCGACGCCGAGAACAGCCGGGACCAGGCGCGGCCGTGGATCGAGCAGATGGCCCGGGCCGCCGAAGCCGAGGGCGCGCCGATCGATCCGCGGCTGGTCACGCTGGAGTTCCTGAACGAGCGCGGCCTCGACCTGGCGCGGCCGGCGGACCGGGCCTACCTCGCCCGCCGGATCGAGCGCGCGAAGCCGGACCTGATCGTGATCGGCCCGCTGTACAAGCTCACGCTGACCGGCAACCCGAACGACGAGGAGACCGCCCGGGTGCTCATGTCCGGGCTGGAGATGCTGCGCACGGTCTCCGGCGGCGCGGCGATGCTCATCGAGGCGCACTCCCCGCATGCCGCGCCCGGCGCCAAGCGCCGCGACCTGCGCCCGATCGGCTCCAGCCTGTGGCTGCGCTGGCCGGAGTACGGCTTCGGCCTGTCCCCGGCGGCCGAACTCGGCGCCGAGGAACTGCGGCTGGTGGACTGGGTGCCGTGGCGCGGGGCCCGGTCGGAGCGGACGTGGCCCGAGCAGTTCTGCGGCGGCCACCCGTGGCCGTGGGTGGCCATCCAGCACGCGGGTAACGAGCCGATCCCGGTCGTCACGCTGACCGCTGAGGAAGCCGAGACGGCAGGCCTGATCCCGGAGCAAGGCTTCTGGGACGACCAGCAGATCGGCTACGCAGCCCAGTAGCGGGCTACACGCCGTCTCCCGTATTTCCGCCCCGCCCGGGTGCCTTCGGGCGGGGCGG
The genomic region above belongs to Streptomyces misionensis and contains:
- a CDS encoding AAA family ATPase, with product MSGFEDQDERQARELEAAEAVLGALLTPGDAADAAFMELVEVVEAADFREPRHQLLFEVACAMRTRREPCDPITMTAELTGRGLLEKAGGRAYLHHLVQAVPTVYAAVEYANVVRDAALLRRVESAGIAAVAAARSGAGEAADIAERAVEEMRAARDRGLAATDAPLLDLGTFLAETPAEPDWVLPGVLARWDRLIVTGGEGGGKSLLLRQMLLRAAAGLHPWKKARIAPVRCMLIDAENSRDQARPWIEQMARAAEAEGAPIDPRLVTLEFLNERGLDLARPADRAYLARRIERAKPDLIVIGPLYKLTLTGNPNDEETARVLMSGLEMLRTVSGGAAMLIEAHSPHAAPGAKRRDLRPIGSSLWLRWPEYGFGLSPAAELGAEELRLVDWVPWRGARSERTWPEQFCGGHPWPWVAIQHAGNEPIPVVTLTAEEAETAGLIPEQGFWDDQQIGYAAQ